From Channa argus isolate prfri chromosome 18, Channa argus male v1.0, whole genome shotgun sequence, the proteins below share one genomic window:
- the slc25a25b gene encoding calcium-binding mitochondrial carrier protein SCaMC-2-B isoform X4 has product MMHQQGSLMPPLLSDVFCQCRSAETQPGLDLGSGDGHAEDPSSDSPSKLLNRQTVAADWHSDPGMSAHAFDICGGSEQEHRLKVLFQVLDVNGDGGICVNDLTIGLKKLGVHRTEHELMKIVKAGDKDLDGQLDFKEFVHYLRDHEKKLRLVFKSLDKKNDGRIDSQEIVQSLRDLGVNISEEQAEKVLKSMDKNGTMTIDWNEWRDYHLLHPADNIPEIILHWKHSTILDVGESMIVPDEFTAEEKKSGMWWRHLVAGGGAGAVSRTCTAPLDRLKVMMQVHASKNNSMHIAGGFGQMIREGGLRSLWRGNGINVIKIAPESAIKFMAYEQIKRLIGSNQETLGITERLVAGSLAGAIAQSSIYPMEVLKTRLALRKTGQYSGILDCAKQIFQKEGVAAFYKGYIPNMLGIIPYAGIDLAVYETLKNSWLQRFATDSADPGVFVLLACGTTSSTCGQLASYPLALVRTRMQAQATLEEGPQMNMTGLFRHIIRTEGAAGLYRGLAPNFMKVIPSVSISYVVYEYLKIALGVQSK; this is encoded by the exons ATGATGCACCAGCAAGGCTCCTTGATGCCCCCTTTGCTTAGTGATGTATTCTGCCAGTGCCGGTCGGCCGAAACCCAACCAGGGCTCGACCTGGGTAGCGGAGATGGACATGCTGAAGACCCCTCGTCAGATTCCCCGTCTAAACTATTAAACCGTCAAACTGTGGCCGCCGACTGGCACTCAGACCCCGGGATGTCAGCGCACGCATTTGATATATGTGGAGGGTCCGAACAGGAGCACAGACTAAAGGTGCTGTTCCAGGTCCTGGATGTAAACGGTGATGGAGGCATTTGTGTAAACGACCTGACAATCGGGCTAAAGAAATTAGGGGTACATCGCACTGAACATGAGCTCATG AAAATAGTGAAAGCGGGAGACAAAGACCTAGATGGACAGCTGGACTTTAAGGAGTTTGTTCATTATCTCAGAGACCATGAGAAGAAACTACGACTGGTCTTCAAGAGTTTGGACAAGAAGAATGATG gcCGGATCGACTCACAAGAAATCGTGCAGTCTTTGCGTGACCTGGGAGTAAACATCTCAGAGGAACAGGCAGAGAAGGTTCTCAAAAG CATGGATAAAAATGGTACCATGACAATTGACTGGAATGAGTGGCGGGATTACCACCTCCTTCATCCAGCAGACAACATTCCTGAGATCATCCTCCACTGGAAACACTCCACG ATCTTGGATGTTGGGGAGAGTATGATTGTCCCTGATGAGTTTACagcagaagagaagaaaagtggAATGTGGTGGCGTCACCTAGTGGCTGGGGGGGGCGCTGGGGCAGTGTCTCGAACCTGCACCGCACCGCTGGACAGACTGAAAGTAATGATGCAG GTTCATGCCTCTAAAAACAACAGCATGCATATTGCTGGTGGCTTTGGCCAGATGATCAGAGAAGGTGGCTTAAGATCACTGTGGCGAGGCAATGGCATCAATGTCATCAAAATTGCCCCTGAGTCTGCTATTAAGTTCATGGCCTATGAACAG ATTAAACGATTAATTGGAAGTAACCAGGAGACACTGGGTATCACAGAGAGACTGGTGGCTGGCTCTCTGGCTGGAGCAATCGCTCAGAGCAGCATCTACCCCATGGAG GTCCTAAAAACAAGGTTGGCACTGAGGAAGACAGGTCAATACTCAGGCATCTTGGATTGTGCTAAACAGATCTTCCAGAAAGAGGGTGTTGCTGCATTTTACAAgggctacatccccaacatgcTTGGCATCATTCCCTACGCTGGTATCGACCTTGCTGTCTATGAG ACTCTGAAGAATTCATGGCTACAACGCTTTGCCACAGACAGTGCTGACCCAGGAGTGTTTGTGCTCCTGGCTTGTGGCACCACTTCCAGCACATGTGGCCAGCTTGCCAGCTACCCACTCGCCCTTGTACGGACTCGAATGCAGGCCCAAG CTACACTGGAAGAAGGCCCTCAGATGAACATGACAGGCCTTTTCAGACACATCATTAGGACCGAGGGGGCAGCGGGACTTTACCGAGGCCTGGCACCCAACTTCATGAAGGTCATTCCATCTGTTAGCATCAGCTACGTGGTGTATGAGTACCTCAAGATTGCCCTTGGTGTCCAGTCTAAGTGA
- the slc25a25b gene encoding calcium-binding mitochondrial carrier protein SCaMC-2-B isoform X5, protein MMHQQGSLMPPLLSDVFCQCRSAETQPGLDLGSGDGHAEDPSSDSPSKLLNRQTVAADWHSDPGMSAHAFDICGGSEQEHRLKVLFQVLDVNGDGGICVNDLTIGLKKLGVHRTEHELMKIVKAGDKDLDGQLDFKEFVHYLRDHEKKLRLVFKSLDKKNDGRIDSQEIVQSLRDLGVNISEEQAEKVLKRVRRGQIWAPIFYMDKNGTMTIDWNEWRDYHLLHPADNIPEIILHWKHSTILDVGESMIVPDEFTAEEKKSGMWWRHLVAGGGAGAVSRTCTAPLDRLKVMMQVHASKNNSMHIAGGFGQMIREGGLRSLWRGNGINVIKIAPESAIKFMAYEQIKRLIGSNQETLGITERLVAGSLAGAIAQSSIYPMEVLKTRLALRKTGQYSGILDCAKQIFQKEGVAAFYKGYIPNMLGIIPYAGIDLAVYETLKNSWLQRFATDSADPGVFVLLACGTTSSTCGQLASYPLALVRTRMQAQGVPWTGTKVALGGRAVPPWWGGIQTCGLLHSNPMLYH, encoded by the exons ATGATGCACCAGCAAGGCTCCTTGATGCCCCCTTTGCTTAGTGATGTATTCTGCCAGTGCCGGTCGGCCGAAACCCAACCAGGGCTCGACCTGGGTAGCGGAGATGGACATGCTGAAGACCCCTCGTCAGATTCCCCGTCTAAACTATTAAACCGTCAAACTGTGGCCGCCGACTGGCACTCAGACCCCGGGATGTCAGCGCACGCATTTGATATATGTGGAGGGTCCGAACAGGAGCACAGACTAAAGGTGCTGTTCCAGGTCCTGGATGTAAACGGTGATGGAGGCATTTGTGTAAACGACCTGACAATCGGGCTAAAGAAATTAGGGGTACATCGCACTGAACATGAGCTCATG AAAATAGTGAAAGCGGGAGACAAAGACCTAGATGGACAGCTGGACTTTAAGGAGTTTGTTCATTATCTCAGAGACCATGAGAAGAAACTACGACTGGTCTTCAAGAGTTTGGACAAGAAGAATGATG gcCGGATCGACTCACAAGAAATCGTGCAGTCTTTGCGTGACCTGGGAGTAAACATCTCAGAGGAACAGGCAGAGAAGGTTCTCAAAAG AGTAAGGAGGGGTCAAATCTGGGCCCCTATCTTTTA CATGGATAAAAATGGTACCATGACAATTGACTGGAATGAGTGGCGGGATTACCACCTCCTTCATCCAGCAGACAACATTCCTGAGATCATCCTCCACTGGAAACACTCCACG ATCTTGGATGTTGGGGAGAGTATGATTGTCCCTGATGAGTTTACagcagaagagaagaaaagtggAATGTGGTGGCGTCACCTAGTGGCTGGGGGGGGCGCTGGGGCAGTGTCTCGAACCTGCACCGCACCGCTGGACAGACTGAAAGTAATGATGCAG GTTCATGCCTCTAAAAACAACAGCATGCATATTGCTGGTGGCTTTGGCCAGATGATCAGAGAAGGTGGCTTAAGATCACTGTGGCGAGGCAATGGCATCAATGTCATCAAAATTGCCCCTGAGTCTGCTATTAAGTTCATGGCCTATGAACAG ATTAAACGATTAATTGGAAGTAACCAGGAGACACTGGGTATCACAGAGAGACTGGTGGCTGGCTCTCTGGCTGGAGCAATCGCTCAGAGCAGCATCTACCCCATGGAG GTCCTAAAAACAAGGTTGGCACTGAGGAAGACAGGTCAATACTCAGGCATCTTGGATTGTGCTAAACAGATCTTCCAGAAAGAGGGTGTTGCTGCATTTTACAAgggctacatccccaacatgcTTGGCATCATTCCCTACGCTGGTATCGACCTTGCTGTCTATGAG ACTCTGAAGAATTCATGGCTACAACGCTTTGCCACAGACAGTGCTGACCCAGGAGTGTTTGTGCTCCTGGCTTGTGGCACCACTTCCAGCACATGTGGCCAGCTTGCCAGCTACCCACTCGCCCTTGTACGGACTCGAATGCAGGCCCAAG gggtccctTGGACAggcaccaaggtagcccttggtgGCAGGGCGGTGCCaccctggtggggtgggattcaaacctgcggccttctgcattccaacccaatgctctaccactga